The following proteins come from a genomic window of Paenibacillus swuensis:
- a CDS encoding Ada metal-binding domain-containing protein gives MERQLFEHIYETIAKKETTYDGVYYTCVRTTRIFCRPSCRARTPYAKNVTFVTSAEDAVEAGYRPCKRCVPEAPGAQGPEERLAERVDVLIRQQLGQPVTLKSLADQLAVSPFHLQRLYTRVKGYSPAEQLKSERLAEAKRRLRKGDEAIAAIGAAVGFRSPSHFAAWLRRETGLTPTELQQLTAPEGGEEL, from the coding sequence ATGGAGCGACAGCTGTTCGAGCACATTTACGAAACGATTGCGAAGAAAGAAACGACCTATGACGGCGTTTATTATACTTGTGTGCGTACGACGAGGATTTTCTGCAGGCCATCGTGCCGGGCGAGAACACCCTATGCGAAGAATGTTACGTTCGTAACTTCGGCGGAAGATGCGGTAGAGGCGGGCTATCGTCCGTGCAAGCGATGCGTTCCCGAAGCGCCCGGCGCCCAGGGACCCGAGGAGCGGTTGGCGGAACGGGTGGACGTGCTGATACGGCAGCAGCTGGGTCAGCCGGTCACGCTGAAATCGCTGGCCGACCAGCTGGCGGTGAGCCCGTTTCACTTGCAGCGCTTGTACACGCGGGTGAAGGGCTATAGCCCGGCGGAGCAGCTGAAGAGCGAACGGTTGGCTGAAGCGAAGCGGCGGCTGCGTAAAGGGGACGAGGCCATAGCGGCCATCGGCGCGGCGGTCGGCTTCCGCAGCCCGTCGCATTTCGCGGCTTGGCTGCGCCGGGAAACCGGGCTGACGCCCACGGAGCTTCAACAGCTTACAGC